The Pseudomonas eucalypticola genome has a window encoding:
- a CDS encoding AI-2E family transporter — MPTFSQRHVLWASLLIVFGGLLLVMPLRLLPSLLAGLLVYELVNMLTPQLQRLVSGPRARWVAVALLGTVVVSLLAVIFALGISFLMHEAENPGAFLDKFMGVLNRARAQLPPSIDAYLPANALEFRTALGDWVSKHLADLQLVGKDAVHTFVTLLIGMVLGAIVALNRIPPGVDHKPLAGELLVRMTLLVQAFRNIVFAQIKIAALNTVFTSVFLLVILPLCGIKLPLTKTMVALTFILGLLPVIGNLISNTLITIIGLSVSIWVAAAALGWLILIHKLEYFLNARIVGGQIRAKSWELLLAMLVFEAAFGLPGVVAGPIYYAYLKSELRRAELV, encoded by the coding sequence ATGCCAACGTTTTCCCAGCGTCATGTGTTATGGGCCAGCCTGCTCATCGTATTCGGTGGGCTATTGCTGGTAATGCCTTTGCGCCTGTTGCCTAGCCTGTTGGCTGGCCTGCTGGTGTATGAACTGGTCAACATGCTGACCCCGCAATTGCAGCGCCTGGTGTCCGGCCCGCGGGCCCGGTGGGTGGCGGTAGCGCTGCTGGGGACCGTGGTGGTCAGCCTGCTGGCGGTGATCTTTGCCTTGGGCATCAGTTTCCTGATGCACGAGGCCGAGAACCCGGGCGCGTTCCTCGACAAGTTCATGGGCGTGCTGAACCGGGCGCGGGCGCAGTTGCCGCCGTCCATCGATGCCTACCTGCCGGCCAATGCCCTGGAATTTCGTACGGCGCTGGGCGACTGGGTGAGCAAGCACCTGGCCGACCTGCAATTGGTGGGCAAGGACGCGGTGCACACCTTCGTCACCCTGCTGATCGGCATGGTGCTGGGCGCCATCGTCGCCTTGAACCGCATTCCGCCGGGGGTCGACCACAAGCCGCTGGCTGGCGAACTGCTGGTGCGCATGACGCTGCTGGTGCAGGCGTTCCGCAATATCGTTTTCGCCCAGATCAAGATCGCCGCGCTGAACACGGTGTTCACGTCCGTGTTCCTGCTGGTGATCTTGCCGTTGTGCGGAATCAAGCTGCCACTGACCAAGACCATGGTGGCCCTGACCTTCATCCTTGGCCTTTTGCCGGTGATCGGCAACCTGATCTCCAACACGCTGATCACCATCATCGGCCTGTCGGTATCGATCTGGGTAGCCGCCGCGGCGCTGGGTTGGCTGATTCTTATCCACAAGCTGGAGTATTTCCTCAACGCGCGGATCGTGGGCGGGCAGATCAGGGCCAAGTCGTGGGAATTGCTGCTGGCGATGCTGGTGTTCGAGGCGGCGTTCGGCTTGCCGGGGGTAGTCGCAGGCCCCATCTACTACGCCTACCTGAAAAGCGAGCTGCGCCGCGCCGAACTGGTCTGA